The Psychrobacter sp. LV10R520-6 genome includes a region encoding these proteins:
- the aroK gene encoding shikimate kinase AroK, whose product MVEELPSVFLVGPMGAGKTTIGRLLAKQLGRAFVDSDWYIESQTGADIAWIFAKEGEAGFRERETRAIDELTQKKQIVLATGGGAVMCADNREFLQQRGIVVYLNAPVDVQMARTAKDKSRPLLQQPNPRKILQELYSARDPLYRQVAHIILPTGHTYPRHMVNQLLQQLESFSVSISIVKDLPTSEDE is encoded by the coding sequence ATGGTTGAGGAATTGCCGTCGGTATTTTTAGTGGGACCGATGGGAGCAGGGAAGACCACCATTGGCCGGTTGCTCGCCAAACAGTTAGGACGCGCGTTTGTGGATAGTGACTGGTATATCGAGTCACAAACCGGCGCTGATATTGCTTGGATTTTTGCTAAAGAAGGCGAGGCGGGTTTTCGCGAACGTGAGACCCGGGCAATAGATGAGCTGACGCAAAAAAAGCAAATTGTATTGGCGACTGGTGGCGGCGCAGTGATGTGTGCTGACAACCGTGAGTTCTTGCAGCAACGCGGTATAGTCGTTTATCTCAATGCGCCAGTTGATGTGCAAATGGCACGCACTGCTAAAGACAAGTCGCGGCCACTATTACAGCAGCCTAATCCTAGAAAAATATTACAAGAACTATATAGCGCCCGCGATCCACTATATCGACAGGTGGCGCATATAATCCTGCCTACGGGTCATACTTATCCACGGCATATGGTCAACCAACTCTTGCAGCAGCTCGAATCGTTTTCTGTGTCTATCTCTATTGTGAAGGACTTACCAACGTCTGAAGACGAATAA
- a CDS encoding FAD-dependent oxidoreductase: MAKRLDNNFQFLDVPRLEPVKKAIVTRATEFVEIYKPSESESVAQQSHRCLQCGNPYCEWKCPVHNYIPNWLKMATEGQIFQAAELCHSTNTLPEVCGRVCPQDRLCEGACTLNDGFGAVTIGNVEKYINDTAFALGWRPDMSDVVWTDKKVAIIGAGPAGLGCADILVRNGVTPVVFDKRPEIGGLLTFGIPEFKMEKDVMRNRRVIFEGMGMEFRLETEIGTDVSIDELLTDYDAVFMGMGTYTYMRGGFAGEELEGVYDALDYLIANVNRCNDWETNPEEYIDLKGKKVVVLGGGDTAMDCNRTSIRQGAERVFCAYRRDEENMPGSRREVVNAREEGVEFLFNRQPTEIIGLNGKVNAVKVVTTHLGAPDNRGRRRPEPIANSEEIIPCDAVIMAFGFRPSPADWFDAQQVAMDSSGRVLAAEEQTFKFQTKNPKIFAGGDMVRGSDLVVTAIWEGREAAEGILDFLEV, from the coding sequence ATGGCAAAACGCTTAGATAATAATTTTCAATTTTTAGATGTGCCGCGGCTTGAGCCAGTTAAAAAAGCTATCGTCACCCGTGCGACAGAGTTTGTTGAGATTTATAAACCTTCCGAGAGTGAGTCGGTTGCCCAGCAATCACATCGTTGCCTCCAATGCGGTAACCCTTACTGTGAATGGAAATGTCCAGTACATAATTACATCCCTAATTGGCTAAAAATGGCAACAGAAGGGCAGATATTTCAGGCGGCAGAACTGTGCCACAGTACCAATACACTACCTGAAGTGTGCGGACGTGTGTGCCCCCAAGACCGTTTGTGTGAAGGTGCCTGTACCCTCAATGATGGCTTTGGCGCAGTCACTATTGGTAATGTGGAAAAATACATTAACGATACTGCCTTTGCCCTCGGCTGGCGTCCAGACATGTCCGATGTGGTTTGGACAGACAAAAAAGTCGCTATTATCGGCGCAGGGCCTGCTGGTTTAGGCTGTGCCGATATTTTGGTCAGAAATGGCGTGACGCCTGTTGTTTTTGATAAGCGCCCTGAGATTGGTGGCTTACTCACCTTCGGTATTCCTGAATTCAAAATGGAAAAAGATGTCATGCGTAACCGTCGTGTGATTTTTGAAGGCATGGGTATGGAGTTTCGTCTAGAGACAGAAATCGGTACTGACGTTAGTATCGATGAGCTGCTAACTGATTACGATGCAGTGTTTATGGGTATGGGTACTTATACTTATATGCGTGGCGGTTTCGCTGGTGAAGAGCTAGAGGGCGTCTATGATGCACTAGATTACTTGATTGCCAATGTTAATCGCTGTAATGACTGGGAAACGAATCCAGAAGAGTATATTGACTTAAAAGGCAAAAAAGTCGTGGTGCTGGGCGGCGGAGATACAGCGATGGACTGTAACCGTACTAGTATTCGTCAAGGTGCTGAGCGAGTATTCTGTGCTTATCGCCGTGATGAAGAAAATATGCCCGGCTCACGTCGTGAAGTGGTCAATGCTCGCGAAGAAGGAGTCGAGTTCTTATTTAATCGTCAACCCACTGAAATTATTGGTTTAAACGGTAAAGTTAATGCGGTGAAAGTGGTCACTACCCATTTAGGTGCCCCTGATAACCGCGGCCGCCGCCGTCCTGAACCGATTGCAAACTCTGAGGAGATTATCCCTTGTGATGCGGTGATTATGGCCTTTGGTTTCAGACCAAGTCCTGCTGACTGGTTTGATGCGCAGCAAGTAGCAATGGACAGCTCGGGTCGGGTATTAGCCGCGGAAGAGCAGACCTTTAAGTTCCAAACTAAGAACCCCAAAATCTTTGCCGGTGGTGATATGGTACGTGGTTCTGATTTGGTCGTAACTGCCATTTGGGAAGGTCGTGAAGCGGCCGAAGGGATATTAGACTTTTTAGAAGTCTGA
- a CDS encoding FUSC family protein, with protein sequence MKSTRWQRFTAPLTEPYARYQHADVLHAIRLGIAVILALLVNKVTNFPHGEWTTITVFIILGLLQYQGAIYTKAKERVLGTLLGIGAALGILWFSQNVGAWLWVDYALIGLISGIIGYLAVKNLGYTGLLTGITMLMIVSNLGQSSIGQDGLYRAFNILLGTGVAVAATLILPLKSTLMWRFLLASNLETCSNLYASVGSHIDAEVLIPKPFKYTKSTSLSSLTYPASSSIPDVPVNKSLVKALQKINKRLLAVRPHIAATASESGINKETLETIQRAHRNIIGTIDLLLSAAPRLATIEIDEDNHILLIHYQHELTQAMQHMAAVLRSPSDEVFRPITRIAVSEYPSVQHLSFEWQGYFWLTQTLQAQLQLLSDLLQTTKPKWFSASGLRYQRRERRRIDEHGGETDLHL encoded by the coding sequence GTGAAATCCACCCGTTGGCAGCGATTTACTGCCCCGCTTACTGAGCCTTATGCGCGCTATCAGCACGCTGATGTTTTGCATGCCATACGTTTGGGTATAGCCGTTATACTCGCGCTATTGGTCAATAAAGTTACTAACTTCCCGCATGGCGAATGGACGACCATTACTGTTTTTATCATTTTGGGCCTATTACAATATCAAGGTGCCATCTATACCAAGGCGAAAGAGCGCGTACTTGGCACGTTACTAGGTATTGGTGCCGCGCTTGGTATTTTGTGGTTTAGCCAAAATGTGGGCGCATGGTTGTGGGTAGATTATGCGCTCATTGGCCTGATAAGTGGCATCATTGGCTATCTTGCGGTTAAGAATTTAGGTTATACAGGGTTGCTGACCGGTATTACCATGTTAATGATCGTCTCAAATCTAGGCCAAAGCAGTATCGGTCAAGATGGTCTTTACCGCGCGTTCAATATTTTGCTCGGCACTGGGGTGGCAGTGGCTGCGACTTTAATCTTGCCGCTCAAGTCGACCTTGATGTGGCGCTTTTTACTAGCAAGCAATCTTGAGACTTGTAGTAATCTATATGCTAGCGTAGGCAGTCATATTGATGCTGAAGTTCTTATTCCGAAGCCTTTTAAATATACTAAATCCACGAGCTTATCAAGTCTGACTTATCCTGCGAGCAGCTCTATACCTGACGTGCCCGTTAATAAATCCTTGGTTAAAGCGCTACAAAAGATTAATAAGCGGCTATTAGCAGTGCGCCCGCATATCGCTGCTACAGCAAGCGAATCGGGGATTAACAAAGAGACATTAGAGACTATTCAGCGCGCCCATCGCAATATTATCGGTACAATCGATTTACTATTAAGTGCCGCACCGCGCTTGGCTACTATTGAGATTGATGAAGACAATCATATTTTGCTAATCCACTATCAGCATGAATTGACGCAAGCCATGCAGCATATGGCGGCAGTTCTGCGCAGTCCTAGCGATGAAGTGTTTCGCCCTATTACCCGTATTGCTGTATCTGAATATCCGAGCGTGCAGCATTTGTCATTTGAGTGGCAGGGGTATTTTTGGCTAACCCAAACCTTGCAAGCACAGTTGCAGCTGCTGAGTGATTTATTACAAACCACCAAGCCGAAATGGTTTTCTGCCTCTGGTCTCCGTTATCAGCGCCGCGAACGGCGCCGAATTGATGAGCATGGTGGCGAGACCGATTTGCATTTATAA
- the aroB gene encoding 3-dehydroquinate synthase — translation MATSLFHDGLTVHTQNHDYPIVITEKTATEKTTTEKNASATITMAEQVAPYISGQQVLIVTNETVAPLYLQPLQEQLAEQFTVRVCVLPDGEQYKNQASINQIYDELMAQHFNRDVTLIALGGGVVGDMTGFAAASFMRGVNFIQIPTTLLSQVDSSVGGKTGINHPQGKNMIGAFWQPQMVLADMSTLQTLPARELSAGLAEVIKYALIMDVDFLTWLEHNLPAMMALDLAILGEAVKRCCEHKAAVVAQDEREAGLRALLNFGHTFGHVIETHEGYGNWLHGEAIAAGMVQAAELSQKMGWLSVNEVARIKNVLALANLPTTPPPIAVQTALSLMGHDKKVKNGQIRLILLKSLGQAVLTNDFDDQLLTDVLSQHTS, via the coding sequence ATGGCAACGTCACTGTTTCATGATGGCTTAACAGTACATACTCAAAATCATGATTATCCTATTGTCATTACTGAAAAAACGGCTACTGAAAAAACGACTACTGAAAAAAATGCCAGCGCAACAATCACCATGGCAGAGCAAGTTGCGCCCTATATTAGTGGTCAACAGGTATTGATTGTTACTAACGAGACGGTTGCCCCTTTATACTTACAGCCACTACAAGAGCAACTGGCAGAGCAATTCACAGTGAGAGTTTGTGTGCTGCCAGATGGCGAACAATACAAAAACCAAGCCAGTATCAACCAGATATATGATGAGTTGATGGCGCAGCACTTTAACCGTGATGTCACCTTAATCGCACTGGGTGGCGGGGTGGTCGGTGATATGACGGGGTTTGCGGCAGCAAGTTTTATGCGTGGGGTTAATTTTATTCAAATTCCAACCACGTTACTGTCGCAAGTCGACTCGAGCGTGGGTGGCAAAACGGGTATCAATCATCCGCAAGGCAAAAACATGATTGGTGCGTTTTGGCAGCCGCAAATGGTATTGGCTGATATGAGTACCTTACAAACCCTGCCTGCACGTGAGCTATCGGCAGGGCTGGCTGAAGTCATCAAATACGCACTGATTATGGATGTGGATTTTTTAACGTGGCTTGAGCATAATTTACCAGCGATGATGGCACTAGATCTTGCCATATTAGGCGAGGCGGTGAAACGCTGCTGTGAGCATAAAGCCGCTGTCGTGGCGCAAGATGAAAGAGAGGCTGGCTTGCGGGCGCTATTAAACTTTGGTCATACCTTTGGTCATGTGATTGAAACCCATGAAGGCTATGGCAATTGGCTACATGGCGAGGCGATTGCTGCCGGCATGGTACAAGCCGCTGAATTGTCACAGAAAATGGGCTGGTTGAGCGTTAATGAAGTGGCACGTATTAAGAATGTCTTGGCGTTAGCTAATTTACCCACCACACCGCCACCTATCGCTGTCCAGACTGCTTTAAGTCTAATGGGTCATGATAAAAAAGTGAAAAACGGACAAATCCGTCTGATTTTGTTAAAATCACTAGGACAAGCGGTATTAACGAACGACTTCGATGACCAACTACTCACTGACGTATTGTCACAACACACTTCATAA
- the gltB gene encoding glutamate synthase large subunit — protein sequence MSMISSHTHLATPDDFSDNCGFGLIAHIEGQASHDLVKTAIHSLSCMTHRGGVASDGKTGDGCGLLLAMPTAFFKEIATEQQLDVSDNFAVGMVFVNLDDIKAQHSQQVLAEEVTAQGLEVAGWRDVPLDLSIVGEIGRETLPDFKQIFVNGPASLEADDFNRKLFVARKKAEQRLSDDELFYVCSLNCQTIIYKGLVMPSDLPAFFLDLQDGRLASHIVVFHQRFSTNTLPRWPLAQPFRYLAHNGELNTITGNRNWSEARTPKLKSDKLPNLNELRPLVNSTGSDSSSLDNMLEVLMSGGMNLFHAMSILVPPAWQNVDSMDVDLRAFYEFYSQHMEAWDGPAGLVLQDGRHAVCMLDRNGLRPSRWVTTTNGYITVASEIGVWDYEPKDVLAKGRVGPGQMLVIDTLTGQILDTQAIATLLKEAHPYRKWLREEATRIRDDERLEEELAAQSCRGDKLKTLQKMYHITNEERTEIIRPNAENGQEPVGSMGDDTPMAVLSQQIRHVGDFFRQQFAQVTNPPIDPLRESIVMSLQTCLGAETNVFSPSAKDAHRIILSSPVLSASKMQQIETLDDPAFKMSRIDLNYDCTLELSDAIVTICEQVASAIRAGNTLIVLSDKDIDAEKVPANAIMVTGAVHHYLIAEGIRTDANLIIETGLARDSHQIAVLIGFGATCVYPYLAYDVIDDLVATGELLGDPIQARVNFRKGLDKGLLKILSKMGISTVVSYRGAQLFEAVGLSEPVVDMCFKGVQSRIKGATFADLAADQAQLAANAFKRRAPLDQGGLLKFVFNKEYHAFNPDVINSLHTAVRTGDYDNYRHYADLVNSRPVATLRDLLQLKTDNSIDVNEVEDIANILTRFDSAGMSLGALSPEAHESIAMAMNTIGGRSNSGEGGEDPVRYGTLRNSKIKQVASGRFGVTPAYLRSAEVMQIKVAQGAKPGEGGQLPGGKVNALIARLRYSVPGVTLISPPPHHDIYSIEDLAQLIFDLKQVNPDALVSVKLVSRPGVGTIATGVAKAFADLITISGYDGGTAASPLSSIHHAGSPWELGLAETHQSLRVNGLRHKVRIQTDGGLKTGLDVVKAAILGAESFGFGTTPMIAVGCKYLRICHLNNCPTGVATQKAELRDKHFIGEAEMLINFFKFVATETREWLAALGVRSVEELVGRTDLLEILEGTTDKQRHLDLTPLLYSHPASTGAPQTCQVARNEPFDKGLLAEQMISDMLLNIRQGNGGDYSYEVGNCDRSIGARISGEIAQVWGNLGMNDMPIKLHLTGSAGQSLGVWNAGGLHIELEGDANDYVGKGMAGGEIVIYPPEGSSFVAQNTAIIGNTCLYGATGGKLYAAGTAGERFGVRNSGAHAVIEGTGDHCCEYMTGGIVTILGRTGLNFGAGMTGGFAYVLDMEGDFFDRCNHELIDLNRISSEQTEGHRIYLQQVIENHVDKTGSVWGQAILADFEHYARKFYLVKPKAANIASLLKTTMADPQ from the coding sequence ATGTCAATGATCTCCTCCCATACGCATTTGGCCACGCCAGATGACTTCTCTGATAACTGTGGTTTTGGTTTAATTGCTCATATTGAGGGACAAGCCAGCCATGATTTGGTAAAAACAGCCATTCATAGTCTAAGCTGTATGACTCATCGCGGCGGTGTTGCGTCTGATGGCAAGACTGGCGACGGTTGTGGCCTGCTTCTTGCGATGCCCACTGCATTCTTTAAAGAAATTGCCACCGAGCAACAGTTAGATGTTAGTGATAACTTTGCTGTCGGGATGGTGTTCGTTAATCTCGACGATATTAAGGCCCAGCACAGCCAGCAGGTATTGGCTGAAGAAGTCACTGCCCAAGGTTTGGAAGTGGCTGGCTGGCGTGATGTGCCGCTTGATTTGAGTATTGTTGGCGAGATTGGGCGTGAGACGCTACCGGACTTTAAGCAGATTTTTGTTAATGGTCCTGCCAGCCTCGAGGCTGATGACTTTAATCGTAAGCTGTTTGTCGCGCGTAAAAAAGCAGAGCAACGTTTGAGTGATGATGAGCTGTTTTATGTCTGCTCACTGAATTGTCAGACCATTATTTATAAAGGCTTGGTGATGCCGTCAGATTTACCAGCGTTTTTCTTGGACTTACAAGATGGGCGTTTGGCCTCACACATTGTGGTATTCCACCAACGTTTTTCGACCAACACCTTACCACGCTGGCCACTGGCACAACCGTTCCGTTATCTGGCTCATAATGGTGAGCTCAATACCATTACGGGTAACCGTAACTGGTCTGAGGCGCGTACGCCAAAATTAAAATCAGATAAACTACCGAACTTAAATGAGCTACGTCCGCTAGTCAATAGCACTGGATCAGACTCATCAAGTTTGGATAATATGCTTGAAGTACTCATGTCAGGCGGTATGAACTTGTTCCATGCTATGTCCATCCTTGTGCCGCCAGCGTGGCAGAATGTTGATAGCATGGATGTGGACTTACGGGCGTTTTATGAGTTTTACTCACAGCATATGGAAGCATGGGATGGGCCAGCAGGTCTGGTTCTCCAAGATGGCCGCCATGCAGTATGTATGCTTGACCGCAATGGTCTGCGTCCATCGCGCTGGGTCACGACTACGAACGGCTACATCACCGTCGCCTCTGAAATTGGCGTTTGGGATTATGAGCCAAAAGATGTGCTCGCCAAAGGCCGCGTAGGTCCTGGTCAGATGCTGGTCATTGATACCTTGACCGGACAGATCCTAGACACCCAAGCTATCGCTACCTTGCTCAAAGAAGCCCATCCGTATCGTAAATGGCTGCGCGAAGAGGCCACGCGTATTCGTGATGATGAACGCTTAGAAGAAGAATTGGCAGCGCAATCATGTCGCGGTGATAAGCTCAAAACCCTGCAAAAAATGTATCACATTACCAATGAAGAGCGTACGGAAATCATTCGTCCCAATGCTGAAAATGGTCAAGAGCCGGTCGGTTCAATGGGGGATGATACCCCGATGGCCGTACTGTCACAGCAGATTCGCCATGTGGGTGACTTTTTTCGCCAGCAGTTTGCCCAGGTGACCAATCCACCGATTGATCCGCTGCGTGAGTCCATCGTCATGTCGCTACAAACCTGTTTGGGCGCTGAGACTAATGTGTTTTCGCCTTCTGCCAAAGATGCCCATCGTATTATTTTGTCGTCGCCGGTGTTGTCTGCCAGTAAAATGCAGCAAATTGAGACGTTAGATGATCCTGCATTTAAGATGTCTCGTATTGATCTAAACTACGATTGTACTTTAGAGCTTTCTGATGCGATTGTGACTATCTGTGAGCAAGTGGCGAGTGCTATTCGTGCGGGAAATACCTTGATTGTATTGTCCGACAAAGATATTGACGCCGAAAAAGTACCTGCCAATGCCATTATGGTGACGGGTGCAGTACATCATTATTTGATTGCTGAAGGCATTCGCACTGATGCTAACTTAATTATCGAAACTGGTCTGGCACGTGATTCGCACCAAATAGCAGTACTGATTGGCTTCGGCGCGACCTGTGTTTATCCCTATTTAGCTTATGATGTCATTGATGACTTAGTGGCGACCGGTGAGTTGCTTGGTGATCCTATTCAAGCGCGGGTTAATTTCCGTAAAGGCTTGGACAAAGGCTTACTGAAAATTTTATCAAAAATGGGTATTTCTACCGTTGTTTCTTATCGCGGTGCCCAGTTATTTGAAGCAGTTGGTCTGTCTGAGCCTGTGGTTGATATGTGCTTTAAAGGCGTTCAAAGTCGTATTAAAGGCGCAACCTTTGCTGATTTGGCTGCTGATCAAGCACAACTAGCGGCCAATGCCTTTAAGCGCCGTGCACCGCTCGATCAAGGTGGTCTGCTCAAGTTTGTCTTTAATAAGGAATATCACGCCTTCAACCCTGATGTGATTAACAGCTTACATACAGCGGTACGTACTGGCGATTATGACAATTATCGCCACTATGCCGATTTGGTTAATAGTCGTCCGGTCGCCACGTTACGTGACTTATTACAGTTAAAAACGGACAACAGCATTGACGTGAATGAGGTCGAAGACATTGCGAATATTTTAACGCGCTTTGACTCGGCTGGTATGTCGTTAGGGGCACTGTCCCCTGAGGCACATGAGTCGATAGCTATGGCGATGAACACCATCGGCGGTCGCTCAAACTCTGGTGAGGGCGGCGAAGACCCAGTACGTTACGGCACCTTGCGTAACTCAAAAATCAAACAAGTGGCCTCTGGTCGCTTTGGGGTAACACCCGCTTATCTACGCTCGGCAGAAGTCATGCAAATTAAAGTGGCTCAAGGTGCCAAGCCTGGTGAAGGTGGTCAGCTGCCCGGTGGCAAGGTTAATGCCTTGATTGCCCGCTTACGCTATTCTGTACCAGGGGTGACCTTGATTTCACCGCCACCGCATCACGATATTTATTCTATCGAAGATTTGGCACAGCTGATTTTTGATTTAAAACAAGTCAATCCTGATGCTTTAGTTTCGGTTAAACTGGTCTCACGTCCAGGTGTTGGTACCATTGCAACGGGCGTGGCAAAAGCCTTTGCCGATCTAATTACCATCTCAGGCTACGATGGCGGTACCGCAGCCTCTCCGCTGTCTTCTATCCATCATGCAGGCTCTCCGTGGGAGTTGGGGCTCGCTGAGACCCATCAGTCGCTACGGGTCAATGGTCTACGTCATAAAGTGCGTATCCAAACTGATGGCGGTCTTAAGACTGGCCTTGATGTGGTAAAAGCGGCAATACTCGGCGCCGAAAGCTTTGGTTTTGGCACGACTCCGATGATTGCTGTCGGCTGTAAATATCTGCGTATTTGTCACCTTAACAACTGTCCGACTGGGGTTGCTACTCAAAAAGCTGAGCTACGTGACAAGCACTTCATTGGTGAAGCTGAGATGTTGATTAACTTCTTTAAGTTTGTTGCGACTGAAACTCGTGAATGGCTGGCTGCATTAGGCGTACGTAGTGTGGAAGAGTTGGTCGGACGTACCGATTTGCTCGAGATATTAGAAGGCACAACCGATAAGCAGCGCCATCTTGATTTAACACCTTTATTGTATAGTCATCCCGCAAGCACGGGCGCCCCGCAAACTTGTCAAGTAGCGCGTAACGAGCCGTTTGATAAAGGGTTGCTGGCTGAGCAAATGATTAGCGATATGCTGCTTAATATTCGTCAAGGTAACGGCGGTGATTATAGCTATGAAGTTGGTAACTGTGATCGCTCTATTGGCGCGCGTATCTCAGGTGAGATTGCCCAAGTATGGGGCAATCTGGGCATGAACGATATGCCTATTAAGCTGCACCTTACCGGTTCCGCAGGGCAAAGTTTGGGCGTATGGAACGCAGGTGGCTTACATATTGAGCTAGAAGGCGACGCCAATGATTATGTGGGTAAAGGTATGGCAGGCGGCGAAATTGTCATCTACCCACCCGAAGGTTCGAGCTTTGTTGCCCAGAACACCGCGATTATTGGTAATACCTGTTTATATGGTGCCACTGGTGGCAAGCTGTACGCTGCTGGTACCGCGGGCGAGCGCTTCGGAGTGCGGAACTCTGGTGCGCATGCGGTCATTGAAGGCACAGGCGATCACTGCTGCGAATATATGACTGGCGGAATAGTGACCATCCTCGGGCGTACCGGTCTCAACTTTGGTGCTGGGATGACCGGTGGTTTCGCTTACGTGCTCGATATGGAAGGCGACTTCTTTGATCGCTGTAATCATGAGCTGATCGATCTCAACCGTATCTCTAGTGAGCAGACCGAAGGGCATCGTATCTACTTACAACAAGTGATTGAGAACCATGTGGACAAAACCGGCAGCGTATGGGGTCAAGCTATACTAGCTGACTTTGAGCATTATGCCCGTAAGTTTTACTTGGTTAAGCCCAAAGCGGCGAACATTGCAAGCTTGCTTAAAACCACGATGGCAGACCCACAATAA